In a single window of the Renibacterium salmoninarum ATCC 33209 genome:
- a CDS encoding CinA family protein: MTDLPSRVAPNALDKQKLVQQLKSRSLTLATAESLTGGALAAEFVSVPGVSAVYQGGVIAYQNSVKTSALFVSEDLLIRHGSVDAEVAGQMALGVCKAIGARVGISTTGAAGPEPHDGKPVGTVFIAVALDGKLSTAELHFDGDREAIRTMAVAEALRMLSVEVGSFENSSQESPGNVPGTKHFDG, from the coding sequence ATGACTGATTTGCCGTCGCGGGTTGCGCCAAATGCTCTGGACAAACAGAAATTGGTCCAGCAACTGAAATCGCGTTCACTGACTCTTGCCACCGCAGAGTCGTTAACAGGCGGCGCCTTGGCCGCGGAATTCGTGTCAGTACCCGGCGTATCGGCGGTTTATCAGGGTGGCGTCATTGCCTATCAAAACAGCGTTAAGACGTCGGCGCTTTTCGTTTCGGAAGATTTACTGATTCGTCATGGATCCGTTGATGCCGAAGTTGCTGGTCAGATGGCGCTTGGCGTATGCAAAGCTATTGGCGCACGGGTTGGAATTTCCACTACCGGCGCAGCCGGACCAGAGCCACACGATGGAAAGCCAGTAGGCACGGTGTTTATAGCCGTAGCGCTCGATGGAAAGCTTTCGACTGCCGAACTCCACTTCGACGGTGATCGTGAAGCGATTCGAACAATGGCCGTAGCGGAAGCATTGCGTATGCTTTCGGTCGAAGTCGGTTCCTTCGAAAATTCTTCACAGGAATCTCCAGGGAACGTACCGGGAACAAAACATTTCGATGGATAG
- a CDS encoding helix-turn-helix domain-containing protein: MVKQPVSVNGVVRWRDVGLANEAKVAPGAQKKMVVLRHEIGDVLRDLRQRQGRTLREVSHNARVSLGYLSEVERGQKEASSELLSSICSALDVPFSLMLREVSDRLAIAEGVSVPDTVPQEFAARYGRTLDDEISAEFPSPAYN; the protein is encoded by the coding sequence ATGGTGAAACAACCCGTATCCGTAAACGGCGTAGTGCGCTGGCGGGATGTGGGTTTGGCAAACGAAGCCAAAGTGGCTCCCGGAGCGCAAAAAAAGATGGTGGTGCTTCGACACGAAATTGGGGACGTTTTGCGAGACCTGCGTCAGCGTCAAGGGCGTACTTTACGTGAAGTGTCCCATAACGCCAGAGTGTCGCTAGGTTATTTGAGTGAAGTAGAACGCGGACAAAAGGAAGCTTCTTCCGAATTGCTGTCCTCGATCTGCTCTGCTTTGGATGTGCCATTTTCGCTCATGTTGCGCGAAGTGAGCGACCGCCTGGCAATCGCTGAAGGCGTCTCGGTTCCAGATACCGTTCCTCAGGAGTTCGCCGCTCGATACGGCCGTACCTTGGACGATGAAATTTCCGCCGAGTTCCCGTCACCCGCTTATAACTAG
- a CDS encoding MarR family winged helix-turn-helix transcriptional regulator, which translates to MTTPKDGRRQSPSPSKPGVEKPDEAVIEAAEAQLSLLWRRSRAVSYQLAREIHPDLDPAAYGLLAILAREGSMRLTDLAANIGVGKPSVSRQIAFLEKIELVHKLDDPLDGRAQLINLTARGTKQIVTVQSARKKAMDDRLAAWSPEDVRHLARLLGKFNDEFESSTTSSKEETS; encoded by the coding sequence ATGACGACCCCAAAAGATGGCCGCCGACAATCTCCATCCCCCTCCAAGCCCGGCGTGGAGAAACCAGACGAGGCCGTGATCGAGGCCGCTGAAGCTCAGCTCAGCCTACTGTGGAGGCGTTCCCGAGCTGTCTCCTATCAGCTAGCTCGCGAAATCCACCCAGATCTCGACCCCGCCGCGTACGGCTTGCTGGCGATCTTGGCTCGCGAAGGCTCTATGCGCTTGACGGATCTGGCCGCAAACATCGGGGTTGGGAAGCCTTCTGTGAGTAGGCAAATCGCTTTTTTGGAGAAGATTGAATTAGTTCACAAGCTCGATGACCCGCTCGATGGTCGTGCTCAGTTGATCAATTTAACCGCTCGCGGGACCAAGCAAATTGTCACCGTCCAGTCGGCCAGAAAAAAGGCCATGGACGACCGGCTTGCAGCCTGGTCGCCCGAGGACGTCAGGCATCTTGCTCGGTTGCTGGGTAAGTTCAATGACGAGTTTGAAAGCTCCACAACGAGCAGCAAAGAAGAAACTTCCTAG
- a CDS encoding DUF3046 domain-containing protein: MRVSEFWRLMEDEFGPAYVGSLARDVVLSAAGGRSAVDALDAGVDPKSIWLAICELQDVPLDRRFGKDVRAKRSR; this comes from the coding sequence ATGCGAGTAAGCGAGTTTTGGCGTCTGATGGAAGACGAATTCGGCCCAGCTTATGTTGGTTCGTTGGCTCGTGACGTGGTGCTTTCGGCGGCCGGTGGCAGATCGGCGGTCGACGCACTCGACGCCGGTGTCGATCCGAAATCGATCTGGCTGGCGATATGCGAACTGCAGGATGTTCCTTTGGATCGCAGGTTCGGCAAGGATGTTAGAGCTAAACGGAGTCGCTAG
- the recA gene encoding recombinase RecA translates to MAASADREKALEAALAQIDKQFGKGSIMRLGDEVRAPIETIPTGSIALDVALGIGGLPRGRIVEIYGPESSGKTTVALHAVANAQRAGGIAAFIDAEHALDPDYAAKLGVDVDALLVSQPDTGEQALEIMDMLIGSGSLDIVVIDSVAALVPRAEIEGEMGDSHVGLQARLMSQALRKITGRLSQTKTTAIFINQLREKIGVFFGSPETTSGGKALKFYASVRIDVRRIQTLKEGADSVGNRTKAKIVKNKMAPPFKIAEFDIIYGQGISREGGIIDMGVEHGIIKKSGSWFTYEGDQLGQGMENSRRFLRDNPELAEELERLIKEKLGVGVKATTSEDEAASKLRAVDGA, encoded by the coding sequence ATGGCAGCATCGGCAGATCGCGAAAAAGCTCTAGAAGCAGCACTCGCCCAAATTGACAAGCAGTTCGGCAAGGGCTCAATCATGCGGCTGGGCGACGAAGTTCGTGCCCCGATTGAGACGATTCCAACAGGTTCAATTGCGCTGGATGTTGCTTTGGGTATTGGTGGACTACCTCGCGGCCGTATTGTGGAGATCTATGGACCAGAGTCTTCCGGTAAGACGACGGTTGCACTGCACGCAGTAGCCAATGCGCAGCGTGCCGGTGGTATCGCGGCGTTTATCGATGCCGAGCATGCTTTGGATCCTGACTACGCTGCAAAGCTGGGCGTCGACGTGGACGCTTTGTTAGTATCGCAGCCGGATACGGGCGAGCAAGCACTAGAGATCATGGACATGCTCATTGGCTCTGGTTCATTGGATATCGTGGTTATTGACTCGGTGGCTGCGTTGGTTCCCCGCGCTGAAATCGAAGGCGAGATGGGCGATAGCCACGTTGGTTTGCAGGCTCGATTGATGAGCCAGGCGCTACGTAAGATCACCGGGCGTCTCAGCCAGACCAAAACTACCGCAATTTTCATTAACCAGTTGCGCGAGAAAATTGGCGTTTTCTTCGGTAGCCCGGAGACCACCAGCGGCGGCAAGGCTTTGAAGTTTTACGCGTCGGTACGCATTGATGTTCGGCGAATTCAGACCCTCAAGGAGGGCGCTGATTCGGTGGGTAACCGCACGAAGGCAAAGATCGTGAAAAATAAGATGGCCCCGCCGTTCAAAATCGCTGAATTCGACATTATTTATGGTCAGGGGATTTCGCGTGAAGGCGGGATCATCGACATGGGTGTGGAACATGGCATCATCAAAAAATCAGGATCCTGGTTTACCTATGAAGGTGACCAACTGGGTCAGGGGATGGAGAACTCTCGACGGTTCCTTCGAGATAACCCGGAACTGGCAGAGGAACTCGAGCGACTCATTAAGGAAAAGCTCGGAGTTGGCGTCAAGGCAACAACTTCCGAAGATGAGGCTGCCTCGAAATTGCGTGCCGTGGACGGCGCCTAA
- a CDS encoding RecX family transcriptional regulator gives MADKLAAREVPGEVAQIVLDRFEEVQLIDDAEFAKMWVRSRAQSRSLAKGALRRELSEKVYPKN, from the coding sequence TTGGCGGATAAATTGGCCGCGCGGGAGGTACCGGGCGAAGTTGCTCAGATCGTCTTGGACCGTTTTGAAGAAGTTCAATTGATCGATGACGCTGAGTTTGCAAAAATGTGGGTTCGGTCGCGCGCACAATCAAGGTCTTTGGCCAAAGGCGCGTTACGCCGCGAACTTTCGGAAAAGGTATATCCAAAGAACTAG
- a CDS encoding coiled-coil domain-containing protein produces MFRFKRRLKLSAPVILLTGALVMSGFIATPALADDDTPPSGFPSWQDVQNAKQSAASTATEVAKINGLLNQLQTDSVTLGDAAVSASSAYLTAKSNLDAATSKEEMLSSQLQQADEMAQKLRKEAGSLAAQSYKTGSGNLGIFSALGAMQSSDGLQRLDLINVVAQNAANLYSRADAAKKSTESLQAQQKLAQDERSKLNDAAKSKYDAAVAAQKAVEDQVSSTKSQSDKLNAQLASLNNTVADTEQKYQQGVAAQAQYEEAQQAKQRAAEEEAARQAALRPPPPPPGSGGQVTPPPLTPPVTPPNIPGGGLNDPAGAQAFASANLSGFGWGQDQFGCLLQLWNRESGWRTNATNPSSGAYGIPQSLPASKMGSIAGDWLTNYQTQVIWGLNYIKGRYGSPCGAWAHSQATGWY; encoded by the coding sequence ATGTTCAGGTTCAAGCGCAGGTTGAAGCTTTCCGCTCCGGTGATTTTGTTGACCGGAGCATTGGTGATGTCCGGATTCATAGCCACTCCCGCTCTTGCTGACGATGACACGCCGCCAAGTGGGTTTCCTAGCTGGCAGGATGTGCAAAATGCGAAACAGAGTGCTGCTAGCACCGCCACAGAAGTTGCCAAAATCAACGGTCTATTGAACCAGCTACAAACTGACTCGGTCACGTTGGGTGATGCGGCTGTTAGCGCATCAAGCGCCTATCTGACCGCGAAATCCAACCTCGACGCGGCCACGAGTAAAGAAGAGATGCTGAGTAGCCAGCTTCAGCAAGCTGACGAAATGGCTCAGAAACTTCGGAAAGAAGCCGGCAGCCTGGCAGCTCAGTCATATAAGACTGGTAGCGGGAATCTGGGCATTTTTTCTGCACTAGGTGCTATGCAGTCTTCGGATGGATTGCAACGACTCGATCTGATCAATGTGGTTGCACAAAATGCTGCGAACTTGTATAGCCGAGCTGATGCGGCAAAGAAGAGCACCGAATCGCTACAGGCCCAACAGAAACTAGCTCAAGACGAGCGAAGCAAGCTCAATGACGCAGCAAAGTCTAAATACGACGCTGCTGTTGCCGCACAAAAGGCCGTTGAGGACCAGGTATCCAGCACCAAAAGCCAAAGCGATAAACTCAACGCACAGTTGGCTTCACTCAACAACACCGTTGCGGATACTGAGCAGAAATATCAGCAAGGCGTAGCAGCGCAGGCGCAGTACGAAGAAGCACAACAAGCAAAGCAACGAGCAGCGGAAGAGGAAGCTGCACGCCAAGCAGCTCTTCGACCACCGCCCCCGCCCCCTGGCAGCGGTGGACAGGTCACCCCACCGCCGTTGACGCCGCCCGTGACACCGCCGAATATTCCTGGTGGCGGACTTAACGACCCCGCCGGGGCGCAAGCTTTTGCCTCGGCAAACCTCAGTGGTTTCGGCTGGGGACAGGATCAGTTCGGTTGTTTATTGCAATTGTGGAACCGTGAGTCCGGTTGGCGAACCAATGCGACTAACCCCAGCAGCGGTGCTTATGGCATTCCACAGTCGTTGCCTGCCTCGAAGATGGGCTCAATCGCTGGCGACTGGCTGACTAACTATCAAACTCAGGTCATTTGGGGACTGAATTACATCAAAGGCCGTTACGGTTCACCCTGCGGCGCCTGGGCACATTCACAAGCCACCGGCTGGTACTGA
- the miaB gene encoding tRNA (N6-isopentenyl adenosine(37)-C2)-methylthiotransferase MiaB, with protein MTLTVSPQESAHQQDESVTPRTYEVRTYGCQMNVHDSERMAGLLERSGLVKAEGKVADVVVFNTCAVRENADNKLYGNLGMLAPAKEANPGMQIAVGGCLAQKDRDTILKRAPWVDVVFGTHNVGALPTLLERARHNEEAQLEILESLDVFPSTLPTKRDAVYSGWVSISVGCNNTCTFCIVPSLRGKEKDRRPGDILAEIQALVEDGAIEVTLLGQNVNSYGVEFGDRQAFSKLLRACGEIEGLERVRFTSPHPAAFTEDVIEAMAETHNVMPQLHMPLQSGSDKVLKDMRRSYRSSKFLGILDKVRTQIPDAAISTDIIVGFPGETEEDFQATLDVVAKSRFATAFTFQYSKRPGTPAADLPDQLPKAVVQERFERLTALQDQISAEENARQIGREVELMVTAGSGKKAAETQRLSGRAKDSRLVHFAVPEGEETPRPGDLVTVTITEAASFHLVADPLPGSVYRLRRSRAGDAWDLAQAEFCGVPNGAQGTSDGGKSSVSLGMPTIPVLPAR; from the coding sequence GTGACCTTGACCGTTTCCCCGCAAGAATCTGCGCATCAACAGGACGAATCTGTAACCCCACGTACCTATGAGGTGCGAACTTATGGCTGCCAAATGAACGTTCACGATTCGGAGCGAATGGCCGGGCTCTTGGAACGCAGCGGCCTCGTGAAAGCCGAAGGCAAGGTGGCCGACGTCGTTGTTTTCAATACTTGTGCGGTTCGTGAAAATGCGGATAACAAACTTTACGGAAACCTCGGCATGCTAGCGCCAGCTAAAGAAGCTAACCCTGGCATGCAAATTGCCGTGGGCGGTTGTCTTGCGCAGAAGGATCGGGACACGATTCTCAAACGGGCGCCCTGGGTGGACGTTGTATTTGGGACTCACAATGTTGGTGCGTTGCCCACTTTGCTGGAACGCGCTCGGCACAACGAAGAAGCACAACTTGAAATCCTTGAGTCGCTTGACGTTTTCCCCTCGACGTTGCCAACTAAACGTGATGCGGTTTACTCCGGTTGGGTTTCGATTTCAGTAGGCTGCAACAACACCTGCACCTTTTGCATCGTGCCATCGTTGCGAGGCAAAGAAAAAGACCGACGCCCGGGCGATATCCTCGCGGAAATTCAGGCATTGGTAGAGGACGGCGCCATTGAAGTCACATTATTAGGCCAAAACGTAAATTCCTACGGCGTGGAGTTTGGCGACCGCCAAGCCTTCTCAAAACTTCTTCGTGCTTGCGGCGAGATCGAGGGCCTGGAGCGAGTGCGCTTTACTAGCCCGCATCCGGCAGCCTTCACTGAAGACGTCATTGAGGCAATGGCCGAAACGCATAATGTAATGCCGCAACTACACATGCCGCTGCAGTCAGGATCGGACAAAGTTCTCAAAGACATGCGGCGCTCGTATCGTTCGAGCAAGTTCCTAGGCATTCTCGACAAAGTGCGAACGCAAATCCCGGATGCGGCAATCTCGACCGACATTATTGTCGGCTTCCCTGGCGAAACTGAAGAGGATTTCCAAGCGACGCTTGATGTAGTAGCAAAGTCACGTTTTGCCACAGCTTTCACCTTCCAATATTCGAAGCGACCAGGCACTCCCGCTGCGGATCTGCCGGACCAATTGCCTAAGGCAGTAGTCCAAGAGCGTTTCGAACGCTTAACGGCTTTGCAAGACCAAATTAGCGCGGAAGAGAATGCCCGGCAGATCGGCCGCGAAGTCGAACTTATGGTGACGGCTGGTAGTGGCAAAAAGGCGGCTGAAACTCAACGACTTTCGGGCCGTGCGAAAGACAGCCGACTGGTGCATTTCGCCGTTCCGGAGGGCGAAGAGACTCCTCGGCCAGGAGATTTGGTTACCGTAACGATTACCGAGGCTGCCAGTTTCCACTTAGTGGCAGATCCGCTGCCCGGCAGTGTCTATCGACTCAGGCGTTCTCGAGCGGGGGACGCCTGGGACCTTGCCCAAGCAGAGTTTTGTGGTGTGCCTAACGGCGCGCAGGGCACCTCCGATGGTGGAAAAAGCTCAGTGTCACTTGGCATGCCAACCATTCCTGTTTTGCCAGCTCGATAA
- the miaA gene encoding tRNA (adenosine(37)-N6)-dimethylallyltransferase MiaA, giving the protein MARISNAIGINPPIVIAVVGATGTGKSELSLALAEQIGGEIINADSMQFYRGMDIGTAKLTLAERRGIPHHLLDTLEIAEEASVARYQEQAREAIEDIQSRGLHPILVGGSGLYLRAALDVLEFPGTDPQLRRRLESELADSDIAKFRDRLRLVDSISEKRIGDEKRLVRALEVYELTGRPFSSFMPQREYVQPTFQIGLNGDRAGLHERLARRVHSMVEAGLPEEVAGLALRGLSDGKTASRALGYLQFLRTMSEPDYSRGQAAEDTIIATRQFARRQITWFTADPRVQWLDYASPELPALAKEMLSRF; this is encoded by the coding sequence TTGGCGCGAATCAGCAATGCAATTGGTATCAATCCACCGATAGTGATCGCGGTTGTCGGTGCCACCGGTACCGGGAAGTCCGAACTTAGCCTCGCGCTAGCCGAACAAATCGGCGGCGAGATTATCAACGCCGATTCAATGCAGTTCTATCGAGGGATGGACATCGGCACCGCAAAGCTGACCTTAGCGGAGCGCCGTGGAATTCCCCATCATCTTTTGGACACGCTTGAGATAGCCGAAGAAGCGAGCGTTGCGCGTTATCAAGAGCAAGCTCGCGAAGCCATCGAGGATATTCAGTCCAGAGGCCTACATCCAATCCTGGTTGGTGGTTCTGGTCTTTATCTTCGGGCAGCCCTCGACGTACTCGAATTTCCTGGCACCGACCCACAGCTACGCCGTCGGCTGGAAAGCGAACTAGCTGATTCTGACATAGCAAAATTTAGAGACCGACTTCGCCTCGTTGATTCAATCTCGGAGAAGCGTATTGGCGATGAGAAACGACTCGTTCGTGCTCTTGAAGTCTACGAATTAACCGGCCGGCCATTTTCCTCTTTCATGCCGCAACGGGAGTATGTTCAACCGACGTTTCAGATCGGTTTGAACGGAGATCGCGCAGGTTTGCACGAACGCCTGGCTCGCCGAGTTCACTCGATGGTTGAAGCTGGTCTACCGGAAGAAGTCGCTGGGCTTGCGCTCAGAGGGCTTAGCGACGGCAAAACCGCTTCGCGGGCGTTGGGTTACTTGCAGTTTCTGCGGACTATGAGTGAGCCTGATTACAGCCGGGGACAGGCAGCCGAAGACACGATCATTGCTACCAGACAATTTGCGCGGCGTCAGATCACCTGGTTCACTGCCGATCCAAGGGTTCAATGGCTCGATTACGCTTCCCCTGAACTTCCGGCTTTGGCAAAGGAGATGCTCAGCAGATTCTAA
- the dapF gene encoding diaminopimelate epimerase, which produces MTSTALHRLTGVSFSKGHGTGNDFILIADPDGVHDIDEATVVAACDRHRGIGADGFIRAIKSRELAEGTAVLDANPHAEWFMDYRNADGSISEMCGNGVRVFVQFLLESELVWLEPGQILPIGTRDGVKLVRRTAAGFSVDMGQWKFTMPQTAEDRGVDSLVTANGLDVARPALSINTGNAHTLVALAHRAELDELDLHRAPIVDPVPEHGSNVEFALPHDPLVVGGIAEISMRVFERGVGETLSCGTGACAAAAATRFWAGEGAPAEWKINVPGGSVVAKFFVAEDQTEHVELSGPAVIVARGVFS; this is translated from the coding sequence ATGACTAGCACCGCGCTGCACCGGCTTACCGGAGTGAGCTTTTCTAAGGGCCATGGAACCGGTAACGACTTCATTTTGATCGCAGATCCTGACGGTGTTCACGATATCGATGAGGCAACGGTGGTGGCGGCATGCGATCGGCACCGAGGTATCGGCGCTGATGGCTTTATTCGAGCGATAAAATCTCGCGAACTCGCCGAAGGAACAGCAGTTCTGGACGCTAATCCACATGCCGAATGGTTTATGGACTACCGCAATGCGGATGGCTCAATTTCAGAGATGTGTGGAAATGGTGTTCGAGTTTTTGTGCAGTTTCTGCTCGAGTCGGAGTTGGTCTGGCTCGAGCCTGGTCAAATACTGCCGATAGGAACACGCGACGGCGTCAAGCTTGTTCGGCGAACGGCAGCGGGCTTCTCAGTGGATATGGGCCAATGGAAATTTACGATGCCACAGACCGCTGAAGATCGTGGCGTTGATTCATTAGTTACCGCAAATGGCTTGGATGTGGCGCGACCGGCTTTGTCTATCAACACCGGGAATGCGCATACTTTGGTCGCGTTGGCACATCGTGCTGAGCTCGATGAACTTGACCTGCACCGTGCTCCGATCGTTGATCCTGTGCCGGAACACGGCTCGAATGTTGAATTCGCACTGCCTCACGACCCGTTGGTAGTCGGTGGAATTGCCGAGATCAGCATGCGCGTTTTTGAGCGTGGCGTCGGAGAAACGCTTTCTTGCGGCACTGGCGCATGTGCCGCCGCGGCAGCGACTCGATTTTGGGCCGGTGAAGGGGCACCTGCTGAATGGAAAATTAATGTGCCAGGTGGCTCGGTAGTAGCGAAATTCTTTGTGGCAGAAGATCAAACCGAACACGTTGAGCTTTCTGGACCAGCGGTGATCGTCGCGCGTGGAGTGTTTTCCTAA
- a CDS encoding amino acid permease: MASESQTDSVRKEHILEAEDAGYHKGLKNRQIQMIAIGGAIGTGLFMGSGGRLASAGPSLIISYAICGFFAFIILRALGELVLHRPSSGSFVSYAREFFGEKAAFVTGWMYWLNWAMTSIVDSTAVALYMNFFGKYWAPLGAVPQWIYALAALVIVLGLNLVSVKVFGEMEFWFALIKVVALVAFLLVGIYFVIFGTPIAGHEVGFSLIANNGGLFPNGILPALVVIQGVVFAYASVELVGTAAGETENPAKIIPKAINTVIFRIAIFYVGSLVLLSLLLPFNSYKEGESPFVTFFGSIGIQGIDAIMNLVVLTAALSSLNAGLYSTGRVLRSMAMAGSAPKFAARMNKSGVPYGGIALTAFVGLLGVVLNAIYPSQAFEIVLNVASLGIISAWAMIVLCQMRLADWAKKGRLLRPSFRLFGAPYTGYLTLLFLLTVLVLMSFDYPIGTFTVSSLVIIIPLLILGWFVFRGRIRELAEQRQGFTGAYPVVANLPVREPNKRQKGTSPDA, from the coding sequence ATGGCGAGCGAGAGCCAAACGGATTCAGTGCGCAAGGAACACATTCTTGAAGCTGAAGATGCCGGCTATCACAAAGGGTTGAAGAACCGTCAGATCCAAATGATTGCCATTGGTGGGGCGATCGGAACCGGACTTTTTATGGGCTCCGGGGGACGCCTAGCCAGCGCTGGTCCGTCGTTGATTATCAGCTATGCAATTTGCGGATTCTTCGCATTCATTATCTTACGTGCGCTCGGCGAGCTGGTGTTACACAGGCCTTCATCGGGGTCCTTTGTCTCGTACGCTCGAGAGTTCTTCGGTGAAAAGGCAGCCTTTGTCACGGGCTGGATGTACTGGCTCAATTGGGCGATGACCTCGATTGTGGACTCGACCGCTGTCGCACTTTATATGAATTTCTTTGGCAAGTATTGGGCGCCCTTGGGTGCGGTTCCGCAGTGGATCTACGCTTTGGCCGCGCTGGTGATTGTGCTGGGGCTGAACTTGGTTTCGGTAAAAGTTTTTGGCGAGATGGAATTCTGGTTCGCACTGATTAAGGTCGTTGCCCTGGTCGCCTTTCTACTGGTCGGGATCTATTTCGTTATTTTTGGCACCCCAATTGCTGGGCATGAAGTTGGGTTTAGCCTTATTGCCAATAATGGTGGTCTCTTCCCGAACGGGATCTTGCCCGCCCTCGTCGTCATTCAAGGTGTGGTTTTTGCCTACGCTTCGGTGGAGCTCGTGGGTACAGCAGCTGGTGAGACCGAAAATCCAGCCAAAATCATTCCGAAAGCAATTAACACGGTTATCTTCCGAATCGCGATTTTCTACGTTGGTTCGCTTGTTTTGCTCTCGCTTTTGCTGCCGTTTAACTCCTACAAAGAAGGGGAAAGTCCATTTGTCACCTTCTTTGGCTCGATTGGCATTCAAGGTATCGACGCGATTATGAATCTGGTGGTGTTGACCGCAGCCCTGTCTTCGCTCAACGCTGGCCTGTATTCCACCGGTCGAGTGCTCCGCTCGATGGCGATGGCAGGATCTGCGCCAAAATTCGCCGCTCGGATGAACAAATCTGGCGTTCCCTACGGCGGTATTGCCTTGACTGCCTTTGTGGGCTTGCTGGGCGTTGTGCTCAACGCTATCTATCCGTCGCAAGCATTCGAAATTGTGCTGAACGTGGCGTCACTGGGCATCATCTCAGCCTGGGCGATGATTGTGCTTTGCCAGATGAGACTAGCCGATTGGGCCAAGAAGGGCCGACTCCTGAGGCCATCATTTCGGCTATTCGGCGCACCCTATACGGGCTATTTAACTTTGCTTTTCTTGCTAACCGTGCTCGTTCTGATGTCTTTCGACTACCCGATTGGCACCTTCACAGTGTCCTCGTTAGTGATCATTATTCCGTTGCTGATCCTAGGTTGGTTCGTCTTTCGTGGACGTATTCGCGAATTAGCTGAGCAACGTCAAGGTTTCACTGGAGCGTATCCGGTGGTGGCGAATCTACCGGTCAGAGAGCCGAACAAAAGACAAAAAGGTACTAGTCCCGATGCCTGA
- a CDS encoding class I SAM-dependent methyltransferase: MMSDHYFSAAPGSAHNRRQLRVSLGGQERLLNTDSGIFSPEGIDKGAAVLLAEAPAPASDGDLLDIGCGWGPIALTLALKSPQARIHAVDVNERSLALTAENAAALGLGNVQVSQPDELDPSIRFQTIWSNPPIRVGKDVLHHILRTWLPRLTPSGTAYLVVQKNLGSDSLQRWITEEFADLEVRRFSTAKSFRILEVRHRD, from the coding sequence TTGATGTCAGATCATTACTTCAGCGCCGCGCCCGGGAGCGCCCACAACCGCCGTCAATTGCGAGTTTCGCTCGGAGGCCAAGAACGCCTGCTCAACACAGATTCTGGGATTTTCTCCCCTGAGGGGATTGATAAGGGCGCCGCTGTGTTGCTCGCCGAGGCGCCAGCTCCAGCCTCCGACGGCGATTTGCTTGACATCGGTTGCGGCTGGGGTCCGATCGCGCTGACGCTAGCGTTAAAATCTCCGCAAGCTCGAATTCATGCCGTGGACGTCAATGAACGTTCGCTCGCTTTGACCGCAGAAAATGCAGCTGCGTTGGGCCTGGGCAATGTTCAGGTAAGTCAACCGGACGAACTTGACCCGTCAATTCGATTTCAGACCATTTGGTCCAACCCGCCTATTCGGGTAGGCAAAGACGTATTGCATCACATTCTTCGAACCTGGTTACCCCGACTGACCCCGAGCGGAACAGCCTATTTGGTCGTCCAGAAGAACCTCGGCTCAGACTCTTTGCAGCGTTGGATTACCGAAGAGTTCGCTGACCTTGAGGTACGCAGATTTAGTACGGCTAAGTCCTTTCGAATCCTAGAAGTCAGGCATCGGGACTAG